In Rhinoderma darwinii isolate aRhiDar2 chromosome 9, aRhiDar2.hap1, whole genome shotgun sequence, the following are encoded in one genomic region:
- the LRRC10B gene encoding leucine-rich repeat-containing protein 10B, whose amino-acid sequence MGGCGSVPTVAGEGGVDEPLPEDTEEQLSSGDGTLEFSGRKMARLPASICTLTDQLHKMYLSGTMVSEIPDDLYQLHNLRTLALDANRLPELPDAVCSLPHLGRLYLGANRLQGLPPSFARLQTLRTLWIERNFLHHFPRVLLNMPALRCLQMGDNRLKGLPGDIATCMPGLRGFWLYGNRLERVPKVILRLHGLEILDLDKNKIAVFPDMSGMKGLRLLSYDHNPVNAPPKVGETVTLVGEGAQEFMEEREERRKQIEEEEMEEREREQQEKEAQKAMEAEGEGEGEQEEQYEKEEEEQENPNINHYYVDHAEDYYPDEDGYYQEEEEEGYYPSEGENYYVRGTY is encoded by the coding sequence ATGGGAGGATGTGGATCAGTGCCCACTGTAGCAGGTGAAGGAGGTGTAGATGAACCTTTACCAGAAGATACAGAGGAACAGTTGAGTTCTGGAGATGGCACCTTGGAGTTTAGTGGACGCAAGATGGCACGACTaccggcttcaatttgcacgctcACTGATCAGCTCCATAAGATGTACCTGAGTGGCACGATGGTAAGTGAGATACCTGATGACCTATATCAACTTCACAACCTACGTACCTTGGCACTTGATGCCAACAGATTACCTGAGTTGCCAGATGCCGTGTGCTCTCTACCACATCTGGGTCGTCTCTACTTAGGGGCCAACCGGCTCCAGGGTCTTCCTCCATCTTTTGCACGTCTCCAGACTTTGCGTACTCTATGGATAGAACGTAACTTTTTGCACCACTTTCCACGAGTATTACTTAACATGCCTGCCCTGCGATGTTTACAAATGGGTGACAACCGGCTAAAGGGTCTTCCAGGAGATATTGCAACATGTATGCCAGGTCTTAGAGGTTTCTGGCTCTATGGGAATAGACTGGAGCGCGTACCAAAAGTTATTTTACGCTTACATGGACTAGAGATTTTGGATCTAGATAAGAACaaaattgcagtatttccagacaTGAGTGGAATGAAGGGACTGCGTCTTCTTTCTTATGACCACAACCCTGTAAATGCACCACCCAAGGTAGGAGAAACGGTTACATTGGTTGGGGAGGGTGCCCAGGAGTTTATGGAAGAAAGGGAGGAGCGCAGAAAACAGATTGAGGAAGAAGAGATGGAGGAGCGGGAAAGAGAGCAACAAGAGAAGGAGGCACAAAAGGCAATGGAAGCGGAAGGAGAGGGTGAAGGGGAGCAAGAAGAACAATATgaaaaggaggaggaagagcaggagaacCCCAATATTAACCATTACTATGTTGATCATGCAGAAGACTATTATCCAGATGAGGACGGGTATTAccaggaagaggaagaggagggatATTACCCTAGTGAAGGA